In Methanosarcina siciliae T4/M, one genomic interval encodes:
- the hepT gene encoding type VII toxin-antitoxin system HepT family RNase toxin has protein sequence MSVADKIFRKLNFMQRCVDYLKSIDPESPDLESNYEKRSAVERNFQLAIECAIDIGEIIISKEGLERPEDYRSVFRILGRHEIIPKEFAEEFAFAAGFRNILVRIYEEVDLDMLRKLLAENLKDFDTFAFYAAEYAEKLEE, from the coding sequence ATGTCGGTGGCAGATAAGATATTTCGGAAATTAAACTTTATGCAGCGCTGCGTAGACTACCTGAAATCAATAGATCCCGAAAGCCCGGATCTTGAAAGCAACTATGAGAAGCGTTCCGCAGTCGAGAGAAATTTCCAACTTGCAATTGAATGTGCCATTGACATAGGGGAAATCATCATCTCAAAAGAGGGGCTTGAAAGACCTGAAGATTACAGGAGTGTGTTCCGGATCCTGGGCAGGCACGAAATAATTCCGAAAGAGTTTGCAGAGGAATTTGCTTTTGCCGCCGGTTTCAGGAACATTCTGGTTCGTATTTACGAAGAAGTAGATCTCGATATGTTAAGAAAACTGCTTGCTGAGAATCTGAAAGACTTTGATACATTTGCCTTTTATGCTGCAGAATACGCAGAGAAACTTGAAGAATAA
- a CDS encoding type II toxin-antitoxin system prevent-host-death family antitoxin encodes MTVENEQYVVNENGEKVAIILPIEEYEKMKEDLHDLAIVAERRNEKTINFEEMKRIL; translated from the coding sequence GTGACCGTTGAGAATGAACAATACGTGGTTAATGAAAATGGGGAAAAAGTGGCGATTATTCTTCCTATAGAGGAATATGAAAAAATGAAAGAGGATCTCCACGATCTGGCTATCGTTGCAGAAAGACGTAACGAGAAAACTATTAATTTTGAAGAGATGAAAAGAATATTGTGA
- a CDS encoding helix-turn-helix domain-containing protein — translation MSEENRVGSKIRHLREARDMTVEELAEASQSSVELIQQLENGALVPSLTPLLKIARALGVRLGTFLDDMPQRGPVVVRAGLSENVVRFSGKTEQPKKSALDFYSLASDKADRHMEPFIIDIHPSPEESHKLSSHEGEEFIYVLSGEIEIFYGKDVHRLSVGDSIYYDSIVPHDVHTEGKKDARIMAVIYAPL, via the coding sequence ATGTCAGAAGAAAACCGTGTCGGCAGTAAGATACGCCATCTTAGAGAAGCCCGGGATATGACTGTTGAAGAACTGGCTGAAGCCAGTCAGAGCAGCGTGGAGTTAATCCAGCAGTTAGAAAACGGAGCCCTTGTTCCGTCCTTGACCCCTCTCTTAAAAATTGCCCGAGCTTTAGGTGTCCGTCTCGGTACTTTTCTGGACGATATGCCTCAGAGGGGACCTGTAGTGGTAAGGGCAGGACTGTCTGAAAACGTAGTTCGTTTTTCCGGGAAAACCGAGCAGCCAAAAAAGAGCGCTCTTGATTTTTATTCCCTTGCTTCGGATAAAGCAGACCGCCATATGGAGCCTTTCATCATAGATATTCACCCTTCTCCCGAGGAAAGCCACAAACTCTCATCTCACGAAGGAGAGGAGTTCATCTATGTCCTATCCGGAGAAATCGAGATCTTCTACGGCAAGGATGTTCACAGGCTGAGTGTCGGAGACAGCATCTATTACGATTCCATCGTCCCCCATGATGTCCATACAGAAGGAAAAAAGGATGCACGAATAATGGCTGTAATCTATGCTCCTCTCTGA
- a CDS encoding acyl-CoA thioesterase: MFSINVSPRFGDIDGLGHVNNTVLPVWFETGRNAIFRLFSPDLDLSPDVWHLILVRTEFDFLSQMYFRSDVEIRTFVAKIGNSSFTVGHEAWQEGELKVRGQAVLVYYDFKLQKALPLPDSIREVLKRHMFPSMESSPADAETDTDSPCSI, encoded by the coding sequence ATGTTCAGTATAAACGTTAGTCCGCGCTTTGGAGATATTGATGGTCTCGGGCATGTAAATAACACAGTCCTTCCGGTGTGGTTCGAAACAGGAAGAAACGCTATTTTCAGGCTTTTCTCCCCGGACCTTGACCTCAGCCCTGATGTGTGGCACCTGATCCTTGTCAGAACAGAATTTGATTTTCTGAGCCAGATGTATTTCAGGTCCGATGTGGAGATCAGGACCTTCGTTGCAAAGATAGGAAACAGTTCCTTTACCGTCGGGCACGAGGCCTGGCAGGAAGGGGAACTCAAGGTAAGAGGCCAGGCAGTGCTGGTATATTATGACTTCAAACTCCAGAAAGCCCTCCCCCTTCCGGACTCTATCCGCGAGGTCCTTAAAAGGCACATGTTCCCTTCAATGGAATCTTCGCCGGCGGATGCAGAGACTGACACGGACTCTCCCTGCTCGATTTGA
- the mntA gene encoding type VII toxin-antitoxin system MntA family adenylyltransferase antitoxin yields MGLQTKKVKKELLCTMLPEFFKSREYIELAYLFGSTAEGTEGPLSDIDIAVYLSDRLTKGERIEKRLKLMGELSTLLKTDHVDLLVMNDAAPVINFEVIRPNVPLFVRNEDLKLDVEQQVMSRYLDRKYHEDFLNRELLKRIREKRGVQDVGGR; encoded by the coding sequence ATGGGTCTTCAAACGAAAAAGGTAAAGAAAGAGCTTCTGTGTACAATGCTTCCGGAATTTTTTAAGTCACGGGAATATATCGAACTTGCATACCTCTTCGGTTCGACAGCCGAAGGCACAGAAGGACCGCTGAGCGACATTGATATAGCTGTGTACCTTTCCGATAGACTTACAAAAGGAGAAAGGATAGAAAAGCGCCTGAAACTGATGGGAGAGCTTTCAACCCTCCTTAAAACCGATCATGTAGACCTACTTGTGATGAATGATGCTGCACCCGTTATTAATTTTGAAGTCATAAGACCCAATGTGCCGTTATTTGTCAGAAACGAGGACCTGAAACTGGATGTGGAGCAGCAAGTCATGTCAAGATACCTGGACCGGAAATATCATGAAGACTTTTTGAACAGGGAGTTGCTGAAACGAATCAGGGAGAAGAGGGGCGTTCAGGATGTCGGTGGCAGATAA
- a CDS encoding nucleotidyltransferase family protein, with translation MTGKTTSVPTGEQTKDTAYFTKILRQHLPALSKQYGISYLGIFGSYVRGEQKEDSDLDVLVEFSETPALSKTPDLFEFIGLKQDLSDMLGIKVDLVMKNALKPGIGERIREEVVQV, from the coding sequence ATGACAGGCAAAACCACTTCAGTACCAACGGGCGAACAAACGAAAGATACAGCGTATTTCACAAAAATTCTAAGGCAACACCTCCCGGCACTTTCAAAACAATATGGAATCAGCTATCTGGGGATTTTCGGATCTTATGTCCGTGGGGAACAGAAAGAAGATAGTGACCTCGATGTTCTGGTGGAATTTTCTGAAACACCGGCCCTTTCCAAAACACCTGACCTCTTTGAATTCATCGGGCTCAAACAGGATCTTTCGGATATGCTTGGGATAAAGGTCGATCTTGTTATGAAAAATGCACTGAAACCCGGGATTGGAGAAAGAATTCGTGAAGAGGTTGTGCAGGTATAG
- a CDS encoding NADH:flavin oxidoreductase, whose translation MIFDPITVCNLELQNRFVRSATHEFMAENDGTPTSRLGDLYEELAINEVGLIITGYSYVLPGGQSDNLQQGIYDDRFIEPYRKITERVHKYRSKIVLQIVHGGRQADISDEYPVPVAPSVVKDGHSSVVPREMTEQEILEMVEAFTRAAVRAKAAGFDGVQLHCAHGFLLSNFISPYTNRRTDRWGGSIENRARIVMEIIKRIKEEAGDEFPILVKMNATDGFLPGSSKAGLGLDAPECVEIAKIFERTGVCAIEVSGGIGEAGGVTIKTAINSPAKEAYFKNYSKMIKSAVNVPVILVGGIRSLSIMQCLLENGCADLISMSRTFISEPDFIPKLRSETVKKARCVSCNLCFDPAGIRCNFEFD comes from the coding sequence ATGATTTTTGATCCGATCACAGTCTGTAACCTGGAACTCCAGAATCGCTTTGTGAGGTCCGCAACTCATGAATTTATGGCAGAAAATGACGGGACCCCCACTTCCAGGCTTGGAGACCTCTATGAAGAGCTTGCAATAAATGAAGTCGGGCTTATTATAACCGGCTATTCTTATGTCCTCCCCGGCGGGCAGAGTGATAATTTGCAGCAGGGCATCTATGATGACCGTTTCATCGAGCCTTACCGGAAGATAACCGAGAGGGTCCACAAATACAGAAGCAAGATCGTACTCCAAATAGTACATGGAGGACGGCAGGCAGACATCTCGGACGAGTATCCTGTTCCGGTTGCACCGTCAGTGGTCAAAGACGGGCATTCTTCAGTGGTCCCCAGAGAAATGACCGAACAGGAGATCCTGGAAATGGTAGAAGCTTTTACCAGGGCGGCTGTGAGGGCAAAGGCGGCAGGTTTTGACGGGGTTCAGCTCCACTGTGCCCATGGATTCCTTTTGAGCAACTTCATCTCCCCTTACACAAACCGGCGTACTGACAGGTGGGGTGGGTCCATCGAAAACCGGGCGAGGATAGTCATGGAGATTATAAAGCGTATAAAAGAGGAAGCAGGGGACGAGTTTCCGATTCTTGTTAAAATGAATGCAACGGATGGTTTTCTGCCCGGTTCTTCAAAGGCAGGGTTGGGCCTCGATGCCCCCGAGTGCGTGGAAATTGCAAAAATTTTTGAAAGAACCGGCGTCTGTGCAATAGAGGTCAGCGGAGGAATAGGCGAAGCAGGTGGAGTGACCATAAAGACTGCAATTAACTCTCCTGCAAAGGAGGCATATTTCAAGAACTACTCAAAAATGATAAAGTCTGCCGTAAACGTTCCGGTAATCCTTGTAGGCGGTATCCGCTCCCTTTCCATCATGCAGTGCCTGCTTGAAAACGGTTGTGCGGATCTGATCTCAATGAGCAGGACATTTATCAGCGAACCTGACTTTATTCCCAAACTCCGGTCAGAGACGGTGAAAAAAGCAAGATGTGTGTCCTGCAACCTTTGCTTTGACCCGGCAGGGATCAGGTGCAATTTCGAGTTTGATTGA
- a CDS encoding AMP-binding protein, translating into MHLIEDSLGEYFEKQVVIDPDHEFIIYPDRNLRFTYGQFNERVNNLAKGLLAIGIKKGDHVGIWAKNVPDWLTFMFATSKIGAVLVTVNTAYKSHEVEYVLKQSDMKALALIDSFREVDYLEIINELVPELKSSERGRLKSKKFPYLKSVIYVGQEKHRGMYNTSELMLLGSHYPDDELKEILASVSGDDVVNMQYTSGTTGFPKGVMLTSKNILNNGLSIGDRQKFTHEDRLCLPVPLFHCFGIVLGVMAILTHRATLVMLEVFDPLLVLAAVQKEKCTALYGVPTMFIAEYTHPMFDMFDLSSLRTGIMAGSTCPVEAMKKVVKDMHCHQITSVYGLTEASPGMTQTTVDDPVELRVETVGKCFPSVEVRVVDPGTNEPVPPNTVGELCCRGYNIMKGYYNMPEETKKVIDEGGWLHSGDLGTCDELGYYRITGRIKDMIIRGGENIYPREIEEFLHAIPGVRDAQVVGIPDEKYGEIVGAFVILEKGADLTEADIRDYAVSKIARYKVPKHVFIVNEYPLTASGKIQKYKLRELAVELLKKRKENEE; encoded by the coding sequence ATGCATCTTATAGAAGATTCTCTGGGAGAATACTTTGAAAAACAGGTAGTTATCGACCCTGACCACGAATTTATTATTTATCCGGACCGCAACCTGCGCTTTACCTACGGACAGTTCAATGAAAGGGTCAACAACCTTGCAAAAGGGCTGCTTGCGATCGGCATAAAAAAGGGAGACCATGTAGGGATCTGGGCAAAGAACGTCCCTGACTGGCTTACTTTCATGTTTGCAACCTCAAAGATAGGAGCAGTGCTCGTCACGGTAAATACCGCTTATAAGAGCCATGAAGTTGAGTATGTACTCAAGCAGTCGGATATGAAGGCCCTGGCTCTTATCGATAGTTTCAGGGAAGTGGATTACCTCGAAATTATCAATGAACTTGTCCCGGAGTTGAAAAGTTCGGAAAGAGGACGCCTGAAAAGTAAAAAATTCCCGTACCTGAAGAGCGTAATCTATGTCGGGCAGGAAAAACACAGGGGAATGTACAACACCAGCGAGCTGATGCTCCTTGGCAGCCATTATCCGGACGACGAGCTTAAAGAAATTCTGGCAAGTGTTAGCGGAGATGATGTGGTCAACATGCAGTATACCTCAGGGACAACAGGCTTCCCGAAAGGAGTTATGCTGACAAGTAAAAATATCCTGAACAACGGCCTCTCCATCGGCGACCGACAGAAATTCACTCATGAAGACCGCCTCTGCCTGCCTGTTCCTCTCTTCCACTGTTTTGGAATCGTGCTCGGAGTCATGGCTATCCTGACCCACAGGGCAACACTTGTTATGCTTGAGGTTTTCGACCCTCTCCTGGTGCTTGCCGCTGTCCAGAAAGAGAAGTGTACAGCTCTTTACGGCGTTCCTACTATGTTCATTGCCGAATACACTCACCCCATGTTTGACATGTTCGACCTTTCCTCCCTGAGGACAGGGATCATGGCCGGTTCCACTTGCCCTGTGGAGGCCATGAAAAAGGTCGTAAAGGATATGCACTGCCACCAGATAACCAGCGTTTACGGGCTTACGGAAGCTTCCCCCGGCATGACCCAGACAACGGTCGATGACCCTGTAGAACTCCGGGTTGAAACTGTGGGCAAGTGCTTCCCCAGCGTTGAAGTCCGGGTAGTTGACCCGGGCACAAATGAGCCGGTACCCCCGAATACTGTTGGGGAGCTCTGCTGCCGCGGATACAATATCATGAAAGGCTACTACAATATGCCGGAAGAAACGAAAAAAGTGATTGATGAAGGCGGCTGGCTACACAGCGGGGACCTCGGGACTTGTGACGAACTTGGTTACTACAGGATTACAGGTCGCATAAAGGACATGATTATCCGGGGCGGAGAAAATATCTACCCAAGAGAAATTGAGGAGTTCTTGCATGCAATACCCGGAGTCAGAGATGCCCAGGTCGTCGGCATACCTGATGAGAAATACGGGGAAATCGTAGGAGCCTTTGTTATTCTCGAAAAAGGTGCAGACCTTACGGAAGCCGATATCAGGGACTATGCTGTAAGCAAAATCGCCAGATATAAGGTACCGAAGCACGTTTTCATCGTAAATGAGTACCCGTTGACCGCAAGCGGCAAAATCCAGAAATACAAGCTCAGAGAACTGGCTGTGGAGCTTCTGAAAAAGAGAAAGGAAAACGAAGAGTAA
- a CDS encoding type II toxin-antitoxin system RelE family toxin: protein MDSKKFSGAEHLYRVRVGDYRIIYEVVHKTKTVTIF, encoded by the coding sequence GTGGATTCAAAAAAATTTTCCGGGGCTGAACATCTATATCGTGTTAGAGTTGGAGATTACAGGATAATATATGAAGTAGTGCACAAAACGAAGACTGTAACAATTTTTTAA